One stretch of Methylopila sp. 73B DNA includes these proteins:
- a CDS encoding DUF6460 domain-containing protein, whose translation MSYGSSGASRFFGGSPIGVILRLLLLCVIVGLVLDQLDLDVFRLLDYAIDVVRDLIANSADLLRTLLRYLIIGAMVVIPIWLILRVLKIGSGRP comes from the coding sequence ATGTCCTATGGATCGTCCGGCGCCTCGCGCTTTTTCGGAGGGTCGCCGATCGGCGTGATCCTGCGGCTGCTGCTGCTGTGCGTGATCGTCGGGCTGGTGCTGGACCAGCTCGACCTCGACGTATTCCGCCTGCTCGACTACGCGATCGACGTCGTCCGCGACCTGATCGCCAACAGCGCCGACCTGCTGCGGACGCTGCTGCGCTACCTCATCATCGGCGCGATGGTGGTGATCCCGATCTGGCTCATCCTGCGCGTTCTCAAGATCGGCTCCGGCCGGCCTTGA
- a CDS encoding lysine--tRNA ligase, whose product MTVLDASALAALARTSNAWPFEEAKKLVERLKKHPKDEPVLFETGYGPSGLPHIGTFGEVARTTMVRHAFRTLTEDKIPTRLLCFSDDMDGMRKVPDNVPDPAALQPYLQMPLTSVPNPFGGDYPSFGAHNNAMLRRFLDAFGFDYEFASATDYYTSGKLDAVLLRAAEKYDAIMAVMLPTLGEERRATYSPFLPISPVSGRILYVPLKDVDAKAGTITFTDEDGVDKTVPVTGGHVKLQWKPDFGARWAALDADFEMFGKDHQTNAPIYDRICEILGGVAPQHYVYELFLDENGQKISKSKGNGLTIDEWLTYASPESLALYMYHKPREAKRLHFDVIPRAVDEYFQFLGGFGRQEPKQQLGNPVWHIHSGEPPAADMPVSFALLLNLVSASNAENRAVLWGYIARYAPGVTAETHPKLDELVGYALRYYEDHVKPTKRFAAPDEVERQALEDLDAALGALPAGAPAEDVQTALYDVARAVPRYQDFNAKGATPERPGVSQEWFSALYKTLIGQEKGPRFGSFIALYGVDETRALIRRALDGELAQAA is encoded by the coding sequence ATGACCGTCCTCGACGCATCCGCCCTCGCCGCTCTCGCCCGCACCTCGAACGCCTGGCCGTTCGAGGAGGCGAAGAAGCTCGTCGAGCGGCTGAAGAAGCATCCGAAGGACGAGCCCGTTCTGTTCGAGACCGGCTACGGCCCGTCCGGCCTGCCGCACATCGGCACCTTCGGCGAGGTGGCGCGCACCACCATGGTGCGGCACGCCTTCCGCACGCTGACCGAAGACAAGATCCCGACCCGGCTGCTGTGCTTCTCCGACGACATGGACGGCATGCGGAAGGTGCCGGACAACGTGCCGGACCCGGCCGCCCTGCAGCCCTATCTGCAGATGCCGCTGACCTCCGTGCCGAACCCGTTCGGCGGCGACTATCCGAGTTTCGGCGCGCACAACAACGCCATGCTGCGGCGCTTCCTCGACGCCTTCGGCTTCGACTACGAGTTCGCCTCGGCGACCGACTACTACACGTCGGGCAAGCTCGACGCGGTGCTGCTGCGGGCGGCGGAAAAGTACGACGCCATCATGGCCGTGATGCTGCCGACGCTGGGCGAGGAGCGGCGGGCGACCTATTCGCCCTTCCTGCCGATCTCGCCCGTCAGCGGCCGCATTCTCTATGTGCCGCTGAAGGACGTGGACGCGAAGGCGGGAACGATCACCTTCACCGACGAGGACGGCGTGGACAAGACCGTGCCGGTCACCGGCGGTCATGTGAAGCTGCAGTGGAAGCCGGATTTCGGCGCGCGCTGGGCGGCGCTCGACGCCGATTTCGAGATGTTCGGCAAGGACCACCAGACCAACGCGCCGATCTACGACCGGATCTGCGAGATCCTCGGCGGCGTCGCGCCCCAGCATTACGTCTACGAGCTGTTCCTCGACGAGAACGGCCAGAAGATCTCGAAGTCGAAGGGCAACGGCCTGACGATCGACGAGTGGCTGACCTACGCCAGCCCGGAAAGCCTCGCGCTCTACATGTACCACAAGCCGCGCGAGGCGAAGCGGCTACACTTCGACGTCATCCCGCGCGCGGTCGACGAGTACTTCCAGTTCCTCGGGGGCTTCGGCCGTCAGGAGCCCAAGCAGCAGCTCGGCAACCCGGTCTGGCACATCCATTCGGGCGAGCCACCCGCGGCCGACATGCCGGTGTCCTTCGCGCTGCTGCTGAACCTGGTGTCGGCCTCGAACGCGGAGAACCGCGCCGTGCTGTGGGGCTACATCGCCCGCTACGCCCCCGGCGTGACGGCGGAAACCCATCCGAAGCTCGATGAGCTGGTGGGCTACGCGCTGCGCTACTACGAGGACCACGTGAAGCCGACCAAGCGGTTCGCGGCGCCGGACGAGGTGGAGCGGCAGGCGCTGGAAGACCTCGACGCGGCGCTCGGCGCCCTCCCCGCCGGCGCGCCGGCCGAGGATGTGCAGACGGCGCTCTACGACGTGGCGCGCGCCGTCCCGCGCTACCAAGACTTCAACGCCAAGGGCGCCACGCCGGAACGCCCCGGCGTCAGCCAGGAGTGGTTCTCGGCGCTCTACAAGACGCTGATCGGCCAGGAGAAGGGTCCGCGCTTCGGCTCCTTCATCGCACTTTACGGCGTCGACGAGACCCGGGCGCTGATCCGGCGCGCGCTCGACGGCGAACTCGCCCAGGCGGCGTAA
- a CDS encoding quinone-dependent dihydroorotate dehydrogenase, which yields MIGPLWPLARVALHALDAETAHTATLAALERMPARRAPANDPRLGVQAFGLSFPNPVGLAAGLDKDAKVPDAMLALGFGFVEIGSVTPKPQTGNPKPRLFRLSEDRAIVNRMGFNNDGAAAALDRLARRAGRPGVVGVNVGANKDSADRTADYVAGLETFAEVASFFVINVSSPNTPGLRDLQAKAALDDLVARVLDARDAAAARTGRRRPVLLKIAPDLDLYGLDDVAQVALDRGLDGLVVSNTTLARPATLRSAAAGETGGLSGAPLFRRATWALAETYLRTGGRIPLVGVGGVASGADALAKIRAGATLVELYSALIYEGPGLVRRTLSALTTAIEAAGAGSLAPLVGVDARAVAAAGPG from the coding sequence GTGATCGGCCCGCTCTGGCCGCTCGCGCGGGTCGCGCTGCATGCGCTGGACGCCGAGACCGCCCACACGGCGACGCTCGCCGCGCTTGAGCGGATGCCTGCGCGGCGCGCGCCTGCGAACGATCCCCGGCTTGGCGTCCAGGCGTTCGGCCTGAGTTTCCCGAACCCGGTCGGCCTCGCGGCCGGCCTCGACAAGGACGCCAAGGTCCCGGACGCGATGCTGGCGCTGGGTTTCGGCTTCGTGGAGATTGGCTCGGTGACGCCGAAGCCCCAGACCGGCAATCCGAAGCCGCGCTTGTTCCGGCTCAGCGAGGATCGCGCGATCGTCAACCGCATGGGCTTCAACAACGACGGCGCGGCGGCGGCGCTGGACCGGCTGGCGCGGCGGGCGGGTCGCCCTGGGGTCGTCGGCGTGAACGTCGGCGCCAACAAGGACTCCGCCGACCGCACCGCGGACTACGTCGCCGGCCTCGAGACCTTCGCCGAGGTCGCCTCCTTCTTCGTAATCAACGTCTCCTCGCCCAACACGCCGGGCCTGCGCGACCTGCAGGCGAAGGCGGCGCTCGACGACCTCGTGGCGCGCGTTCTCGACGCCCGCGACGCGGCTGCGGCCCGAACCGGCCGGCGCCGGCCCGTGCTGCTGAAGATCGCGCCCGACCTCGACCTCTACGGCCTCGACGACGTGGCGCAGGTCGCGCTCGACCGCGGGCTCGACGGACTGGTCGTTTCGAACACCACGCTCGCGCGTCCCGCGACGCTGCGCTCGGCGGCGGCCGGGGAAACCGGAGGGCTGTCCGGCGCGCCGCTGTTCCGCCGTGCGACCTGGGCGCTCGCCGAAACGTACCTGCGCACCGGCGGGCGCATCCCGCTGGTCGGCGTCGGCGGGGTGGCGTCGGGGGCGGACGCCCTTGCGAAGATCCGGGCGGGCGCGACGCTGGTCGAGCTCTACAGCGCTCTGATCTATGAGGGTCCTGGCCTGGTTCGGCGCACGCTGTCGGCGCTGACCACGGCGATCGAGGCGGCAGGCGCCGGCTCGCTCGCGCCGCTGGTCGGCGTCGACGCGCGCGCCGTGGCGGCGGCCGGACCGGGCTGA
- a CDS encoding transporter substrate-binding domain-containing protein: MQLPGARARAIALALFAVGAWTPVAAQTPAPSPAPNVAIPRFSDPRTRIEKPDLPAGRVLKWATGDDYPPFHYADGDGQPAGFAVDLARAVCAELQVACTLQAWRWDALLDTIDKRQADAIVAMLRPTPEIRTRFGVSERFHQTPARFVARNDKAIPGATPEALAGRTVAVVEGSAHEAFLKTFFPQAIAKPFQSADEARAAVKDGQADAGFGDGVALAFWLNGTASGGCCRFVGGPFAESRYFGEGVGVLLRPTDDKLRQAIDYALQRLDENGTYAEIYLRHFPVSLW; this comes from the coding sequence ATGCAACTTCCAGGCGCACGAGCGCGCGCAATCGCCCTAGCTCTGTTCGCCGTCGGCGCATGGACGCCCGTCGCGGCCCAGACCCCTGCGCCCTCGCCTGCTCCGAACGTCGCCATTCCACGATTTTCCGATCCCAGAACGCGGATCGAAAAGCCCGATCTGCCCGCGGGCCGCGTTCTGAAATGGGCGACGGGCGACGACTACCCGCCGTTCCACTACGCCGACGGCGACGGCCAGCCCGCGGGCTTCGCGGTCGATCTCGCGCGCGCCGTCTGCGCCGAACTTCAGGTCGCGTGCACGCTGCAGGCCTGGCGCTGGGACGCGCTGCTCGACACGATCGACAAGCGCCAGGCCGACGCCATCGTCGCCATGCTGCGGCCGACGCCGGAGATCCGCACGCGCTTCGGCGTATCGGAACGTTTTCACCAGACGCCGGCCCGCTTCGTGGCGCGCAACGACAAGGCGATCCCGGGGGCGACGCCGGAAGCGCTCGCCGGGCGCACGGTCGCCGTGGTCGAGGGTTCGGCGCACGAGGCCTTCCTCAAGACCTTTTTCCCGCAGGCGATCGCGAAGCCGTTCCAGAGCGCCGACGAGGCGCGGGCTGCGGTGAAGGACGGCCAAGCGGACGCGGGCTTCGGAGACGGCGTGGCGCTGGCCTTCTGGCTGAACGGCACGGCGTCGGGCGGTTGCTGCCGCTTCGTCGGAGGTCCCTTCGCGGAAAGCCGGTATTTCGGCGAGGGCGTCGGCGTTCTCCTACGACCGACCGACGACAAGCTCCGGCAGGCGATCGACTACGCGCTGCAGCGGCTCGACGAGAACGGAACCTATGCCGAGATCTACCTCAGGCATTTCCCTGTCAGCCTGTGGTGA
- a CDS encoding DUF952 domain-containing protein, producing the protein MTPDLIYKIAPAALWRETEAAGRFDGAPVDVADGYIHFSTAAQARETAAKHFAGQDDLLLIAVDACALGQALRWEPSRGGALFPHLYAPLGLDAVRWVVPLPLGADGRHAFPQPSFGETPT; encoded by the coding sequence ATGACGCCTGATTTGATCTACAAGATCGCGCCCGCCGCGCTGTGGCGCGAGACGGAGGCGGCCGGCCGTTTCGACGGCGCGCCGGTCGACGTCGCGGACGGCTACATCCATTTCTCGACCGCCGCCCAGGCGCGGGAGACCGCCGCGAAGCACTTCGCCGGACAGGATGACCTGCTGCTGATCGCGGTTGACGCGTGCGCGCTCGGACAGGCTCTCAGGTGGGAGCCGTCCCGCGGCGGGGCGCTGTTTCCGCATCTCTACGCGCCGCTTGGGCTCGACGCGGTGCGCTGGGTGGTCCCGCTGCCGTTGGGCGCCGACGGTCGTCACGCCTTTCCGCAGCCGTCCTTCGGGGAGACCCCGACGTGA